One stretch of Pradoshia sp. D12 DNA includes these proteins:
- a CDS encoding ABC transporter permease, producing the protein MNKFWIMTFQTYMSKVKSKSFVISTAVILLMVLAFTNLDRIVGWFDKGDTTIGIVEKSGDFYSALEKQLDSSGSELSLKTYKSESEAKKAEEEGDLEGYLLLEEQDGIPIGVYKAQSIANSNESTEIQNALQQIQTSILTKQVNITDEQLAAIYKPVSFEVVPLNNRAKSEEELNQARGLVYVMIFVIYFSVVVYAGMIANEVAIEKSSRVMEILISSVSPIQQMFAKITGIALLTLTQLAIFVLVGYLSFKSSSGMGEIFEAFGFDNMKAKTIVYAVIFTFLGYLLYATMAAFLGSLVSKIEDLQQMIMPMTMLVVLAFMLAMTGLGNPEATFIKVSSYIPFFTPMLMFMRIGMLEISNIEIAISIGILLVTIGLLAYFGAKVYKGGVLMYGNSSSFKDIKKALDLTNSNK; encoded by the coding sequence ATGAATAAGTTTTGGATTATGACATTTCAGACGTATATGTCAAAGGTTAAAAGTAAGTCATTTGTCATTTCGACTGCAGTTATTTTATTAATGGTTCTCGCCTTTACAAACCTGGATCGAATAGTCGGTTGGTTTGATAAAGGTGATACAACAATTGGGATAGTGGAAAAGTCAGGTGATTTTTACTCTGCACTAGAAAAGCAGCTTGACAGCAGTGGAAGCGAATTAAGCCTGAAAACATATAAATCGGAAAGTGAAGCAAAGAAAGCTGAAGAAGAGGGAGATTTGGAAGGATATTTATTGCTTGAAGAGCAAGACGGTATTCCAATAGGTGTCTATAAGGCCCAATCCATCGCCAATTCAAATGAGAGTACAGAAATTCAAAATGCTCTGCAGCAAATACAAACAAGTATTTTAACAAAGCAGGTTAATATAACGGATGAACAGTTGGCAGCTATCTACAAGCCTGTCTCCTTTGAGGTTGTTCCATTAAATAATCGGGCGAAATCAGAGGAAGAGCTTAATCAGGCTCGCGGCCTAGTCTATGTGATGATCTTTGTAATTTATTTCTCTGTTGTTGTGTATGCCGGTATGATTGCTAACGAAGTGGCCATTGAAAAATCATCTCGTGTGATGGAGATTTTAATTTCAAGTGTGTCACCAATTCAGCAAATGTTCGCGAAAATCACTGGAATTGCTCTGCTGACATTGACACAGCTTGCCATATTTGTGCTGGTTGGATATTTATCATTTAAAAGCAGCAGTGGGATGGGAGAAATTTTCGAGGCTTTTGGCTTTGACAATATGAAAGCGAAGACGATTGTTTATGCGGTTATATTTACCTTCTTAGGTTATTTATTATATGCCACAATGGCAGCGTTCCTTGGTTCTTTAGTAAGTAAGATTGAAGATTTGCAACAAATGATCATGCCAATGACCATGCTGGTTGTCCTGGCTTTCATGCTTGCCATGACTGGGCTTGGCAATCCGGAAGCAACATTTATAAAGGTCTCTTCCTATATTCCGTTCTTCACACCTATGCTTATGTTTATGCGTATAGGAATGCTTGAAATATCCAATATCGAAATTGCGATAAGCATTGGTATTCTGCTTGTGACGATTGGATTATTAGCCTATTTTGGAGCTAAAGTCTATAAAGGCGGAGTTTTAATGTATGGAAATTCAAGCTCATTTAAAGATATTAAAAAAGCACTTGATTTAACAAACAGCAATAAGTAA
- a CDS encoding metallophosphoesterase family protein: protein MAWKECGTVRGVKFIHAADLHLGSVFSGFQHMHSAIYEKIKNSGYSALTRLVDTAIQERIDFVIFAGDIYDNEERNLKAQLKFKAEMERLETYSIPVYLIHGNHDYMNGNYFDISLPANVHLFGREVEVKQFIKENDATTVNLYGFSYDKRHIHDRVIQEYKKADDADYHIGILHGNLDGESAHGNYAPFTRSELLSKQFDYWALGHIHKRMEILQEPPAIYPGCLQGRNKKETGEKGFYLVSMSGSDTSLEFVPVSTVEWKTETIQADHISSVNELIAELDKIKEGAYEPDKSILLNIMIDASDCKMNPEWLFVDMDHLLEGLQDEEMDEISVWIHSCTLIPPRYASGGGELSDTFIDELLRTTVNMNSEQYLKYGEALFTHSAARKYIEPWEENEWQQILDEATLELVKRLNR, encoded by the coding sequence ATGGCATGGAAGGAGTGTGGTACAGTGCGAGGCGTAAAATTTATACATGCAGCTGATTTGCATTTGGGCAGCGTTTTTTCAGGATTTCAGCATATGCATAGTGCCATTTATGAAAAAATAAAAAACAGCGGATATTCAGCATTAACAAGGCTCGTGGACACGGCAATTCAGGAAAGAATTGATTTTGTTATTTTTGCTGGAGATATTTATGATAATGAAGAACGAAACTTGAAAGCACAATTGAAATTTAAGGCTGAAATGGAAAGATTGGAAACCTATTCGATTCCTGTCTATTTAATTCATGGAAATCATGATTACATGAATGGGAATTACTTTGATATAAGCTTACCAGCGAATGTTCATCTGTTTGGACGCGAAGTAGAAGTTAAACAATTTATTAAAGAAAATGATGCAACTACCGTAAATCTTTATGGATTCAGTTATGATAAGCGCCATATACATGATCGGGTTATTCAGGAGTATAAAAAGGCAGACGATGCTGATTATCATATTGGTATATTACACGGTAATTTAGATGGAGAGAGTGCTCATGGAAACTATGCTCCTTTTACCAGAAGTGAGCTGCTTAGTAAGCAATTTGATTACTGGGCTCTCGGGCATATCCATAAACGAATGGAAATTCTGCAGGAACCACCAGCCATTTATCCAGGCTGCTTGCAGGGGAGAAATAAAAAAGAGACAGGTGAAAAAGGCTTCTATCTAGTCTCCATGTCAGGGTCAGATACTTCTTTAGAATTTGTACCTGTATCGACAGTTGAATGGAAAACGGAAACCATTCAGGCAGATCATATTTCATCTGTAAACGAACTTATTGCTGAACTGGATAAAATAAAAGAGGGTGCGTATGAGCCGGATAAGTCTATTCTGCTGAATATCATGATCGATGCATCTGATTGCAAAATGAATCCTGAATGGCTGTTTGTGGATATGGATCATTTACTTGAAGGTCTACAGGATGAGGAGATGGATGAGATTTCTGTATGGATTCATTCCTGTACACTGATTCCACCCCGCTATGCAAGCGGAGGCGGAGAGCTGTCTGATACATTTATAGATGAACTTTTGAGGACAACTGTCAATATGAATTCTGAACAGTATCTGAAATACGGGGAAGCTCTCTTTACTCATTCTGCGGCAAGGAAATATATAGAGCCATGGGAGGAAAACGAGTGGCAGCAAATCTTGGACGAGGCAACGCTTGAATTAGTAAAGCGCCTGAATCGTTAA
- a CDS encoding ATP-binding protein yields the protein MIIKKIHIYGFGKFVDYKQELTSDINVFYGENEAGKSTIFSFIHAMLFGFPAKNQTTASYEPSGSGRYGGKLVIELPEIGEITIERVKGHQGTECGVYNRFGRIGGEEKIKEWLKGVDRNFYESIYSFNLDGLQDIYRLEEDQLGKYLFFAGMSGSERLWEMEAGLQKQMDSLFKPGGKKPILNQKLAELKQSSQAIQKAREKEKSYNTFLSEERELSKEISLTQEQIERIKTNLIHLKDWKRLLPSIQELASIEVRLSELEESPFPVNGMGRMGKIEAERSAKETFLQTQLNKLKVLQNEKDSLQVNEQWLASGERVCQAELYSDKLIILLEEIRTQSIELKHIEDKIIKLQGELHTQFDPVMVESFDTSIFRKEEIKQIELEKHTLAKKKMELDAQLEKERVKLEQIEQITEIYERKLLPENERERLKRIVEQYEHADKAAQEEKSAKEVIQRLKQRRNQALESEKKGKKKQKVILGSVLLASILAVLLLILGGQLGVALIVAVVGIVLVIYINSMNGNQLQSEELAKEINYYEEIVKKSSSISIDEQSYRMQKSMLEEDTANREKYKLESLRKEQQEAIFDSLIDSFEEWEKELALCKHKLITLGNEWSLPNEVSCTMLSDAFERIEQIKNLMLEKSKLISLLAYTEEKKDEYIRYIGKLSEEFGVTGTQSIEQINYSIVQKYKENELVNRQKNNMLEKIQELEEEIIPLKDLCRQLNQEKQQLLQEADCHEVEGFYQRGRDAEERSQLSIAKRQLIGQLGRYANLDQYHSVTDLVLKDRIEEQEAEQSSYESTLNRLRKRLAEVKYEINRLEEDGTVEALLHNHQLLKQEFQVLAKKWTTLSLMKGTLAESITTYKEEKLPAIIEQANGYLRNLTNGRYEKILFSENGEGLSLLDHRGLEVHSKNLSRGTAELTYVSIRLALAGTIDGRKEWPLIMDDTFVNFDDKRTERMISLLKHISKEGNQVLFFTCHDHIAAMFNGQNIIQLTR from the coding sequence TTGATTATAAAGAAAATACATATATATGGATTTGGTAAATTTGTAGACTACAAACAAGAATTAACATCAGATATAAATGTATTCTACGGAGAAAATGAGGCTGGTAAATCAACGATTTTTTCCTTTATCCATGCCATGTTATTTGGATTCCCTGCTAAGAACCAAACAACAGCCTCCTACGAACCGTCGGGGAGCGGCCGGTATGGTGGAAAACTGGTCATTGAGCTCCCTGAAATAGGTGAAATAACGATTGAAAGAGTTAAAGGGCACCAGGGTACAGAATGTGGAGTTTATAACAGGTTTGGGAGAATAGGGGGGGAGGAGAAAATAAAAGAATGGTTGAAGGGAGTCGACCGAAACTTCTATGAATCTATATACTCCTTTAATCTAGACGGCTTGCAGGATATCTATCGTCTGGAAGAAGATCAATTGGGCAAATATCTCTTTTTTGCTGGCATGAGTGGCAGTGAAAGGCTTTGGGAGATGGAAGCAGGCTTGCAAAAGCAAATGGACAGTCTATTTAAGCCAGGTGGAAAGAAGCCTATTCTGAATCAAAAGCTGGCTGAATTAAAGCAAAGCTCCCAGGCAATTCAAAAAGCAAGGGAGAAAGAGAAAAGCTATAATACCTTTTTGAGCGAAGAAAGGGAACTAAGTAAAGAAATTTCGCTCACTCAAGAACAAATAGAGCGAATAAAAACGAACTTAATTCATTTAAAGGACTGGAAGAGACTGTTGCCATCCATTCAGGAGCTTGCTTCCATTGAAGTGCGCCTGTCAGAATTAGAAGAATCTCCTTTTCCGGTAAATGGGATGGGGCGCATGGGAAAGATAGAGGCTGAAAGGTCGGCAAAGGAAACATTTCTGCAAACTCAGTTAAATAAATTGAAAGTACTCCAAAATGAAAAGGATTCCCTCCAAGTCAATGAACAGTGGCTGGCAAGTGGGGAGAGGGTATGTCAAGCCGAGCTTTATAGTGATAAATTGATCATCCTACTCGAAGAAATTAGGACTCAATCGATCGAATTAAAGCATATAGAGGATAAAATCATTAAGCTTCAGGGAGAATTACATACACAATTTGATCCTGTTATGGTTGAAAGTTTTGATACAAGTATCTTTCGGAAAGAAGAAATTAAACAGATAGAATTAGAGAAGCATACACTTGCCAAGAAGAAGATGGAGCTTGATGCTCAGCTTGAAAAAGAACGAGTCAAATTGGAACAAATCGAGCAAATCACTGAAATTTATGAGAGAAAATTGCTGCCTGAAAATGAAAGAGAAAGGCTTAAAAGAATAGTAGAGCAGTATGAACATGCTGACAAGGCAGCACAGGAAGAGAAGTCAGCCAAGGAAGTCATCCAGCGATTAAAGCAACGAAGGAATCAAGCGTTGGAATCAGAGAAAAAGGGTAAGAAAAAACAGAAAGTTATTCTGGGCTCGGTCTTACTGGCTTCCATTTTGGCGGTTCTTTTATTAATCTTAGGCGGACAGCTTGGCGTTGCATTGATTGTGGCGGTTGTTGGTATCGTACTCGTTATATATATAAATTCGATGAATGGCAATCAATTGCAATCTGAGGAATTAGCGAAAGAAATTAACTACTATGAGGAAATTGTAAAAAAATCATCTTCGATTTCAATTGATGAACAAAGCTACAGAATGCAAAAAAGTATGCTTGAAGAGGATACGGCAAATCGAGAAAAATACAAGCTGGAATCACTGCGCAAAGAACAACAGGAAGCAATATTTGACAGTTTAATTGATTCCTTTGAAGAATGGGAAAAAGAGTTGGCGCTTTGTAAACATAAATTGATTACGCTCGGAAATGAATGGTCATTGCCTAATGAGGTGTCATGTACGATGCTTTCAGATGCTTTTGAGCGAATTGAACAAATTAAAAACCTTATGTTGGAGAAGAGCAAACTCATTTCATTGCTTGCTTATACAGAGGAGAAAAAGGATGAGTATATCCGCTATATAGGGAAGCTTTCAGAGGAATTTGGTGTTACGGGCACTCAAAGTATCGAGCAAATAAACTACTCTATTGTTCAGAAGTACAAAGAGAATGAATTGGTCAATAGGCAAAAAAATAATATGCTCGAAAAAATACAGGAGCTCGAGGAAGAAATTATACCTTTAAAGGACTTGTGCAGACAGCTAAATCAAGAAAAGCAGCAATTGCTTCAGGAAGCAGATTGTCATGAAGTGGAAGGGTTCTATCAGCGCGGTAGAGATGCCGAAGAAAGAAGTCAGCTCAGCATAGCAAAGAGACAATTGATTGGGCAGCTGGGACGTTATGCAAATCTCGATCAGTACCATTCTGTTACAGACTTGGTTTTAAAGGATAGAATTGAGGAACAAGAGGCTGAGCAGTCTTCCTATGAATCAACATTAAATCGGTTACGAAAAAGACTTGCAGAGGTAAAGTACGAGATAAATAGGCTTGAGGAGGATGGAACAGTAGAGGCGTTGCTTCATAACCATCAGCTTTTAAAACAGGAATTTCAAGTGTTGGCTAAGAAGTGGACAACGCTCAGCCTCATGAAGGGGACTCTGGCTGAGTCTATAACGACGTATAAAGAAGAAAAACTGCCTGCAATTATTGAACAAGCTAATGGGTATCTACGTAACCTTACGAATGGAAGATATGAAAAAATCCTATTCTCAGAAAATGGTGAGGGACTCTCTTTATTGGACCATAGGGGATTAGAGGTTCATTCGAAAAATTTGAGCAGAGGGACGGCAGAACTTACTTATGTATCTATAAGGCTTGCTTTAGCGGGTACGATTGATGGAAGAAAAGAATGGCCGCTGATCATGGATGATACGTTTGTCAATTTTGATGATAAGCGAACGGAAAGAATGATTTCTCTATTAAAGCATATTAGTAAAGAGGGGAATCAGGTTCTCTTTTTTACCTGCCATGATCATATTGCTGCGATGTTTAATGGGCAGAATATCATCCAATTAACAAGATGA
- the yhaM gene encoding 3'-5' exoribonuclease YhaM, with protein sequence MKGIAHHEVGDTIDLHLFIKNAIKGTASNGKPFLSLIFQDKSGEIEAKLWDVKPEDEQLYMPEAIVRVTGDIQNYKGKLQLRIRSIRLKYDNETVNIADLLPTAPLGKNEMSETITKYIFEMTNPNIQRITRHLVKKYFNEFLEYPAATKNHHEFFSGLAYHVVSMLNLAKSIAELYPSLNKDLLYAGVILHDLGKVKELSGPIATTYTVEGNLLGHISIMVNEIGKAADELNIQGEEVLILQHIVLSHHGKAEWGSPKPPLVKEAEVLHYIDNLDAKMNMMDRALDRVKPGEFTERIFPLDNRSLYKPNIK encoded by the coding sequence ATGAAGGGAATTGCCCATCATGAAGTTGGAGATACGATAGATCTTCATCTATTCATAAAGAATGCTATAAAAGGAACAGCAAGTAATGGAAAACCTTTTTTATCTTTAATTTTCCAGGATAAAAGCGGAGAAATAGAAGCAAAGCTTTGGGATGTAAAACCTGAGGATGAACAGCTGTATATGCCGGAAGCAATCGTACGGGTAACAGGAGATATACAAAATTATAAAGGTAAGCTTCAGCTTCGGATTCGATCAATTCGCCTAAAGTACGATAATGAGACGGTTAATATTGCTGATTTATTGCCGACTGCTCCTCTTGGAAAAAATGAAATGTCTGAAACGATTACAAAATATATATTCGAGATGACGAATCCTAATATACAGCGGATTACTAGACATTTGGTTAAAAAATATTTTAATGAGTTTTTGGAATATCCTGCTGCCACGAAAAATCACCATGAATTTTTCTCTGGTCTGGCATATCATGTTGTATCGATGTTAAACTTAGCAAAATCAATTGCTGAGCTATACCCATCATTAAATAAAGATTTATTATATGCGGGAGTCATCCTTCATGATCTCGGAAAAGTGAAGGAACTATCAGGACCAATTGCGACTACTTACACAGTGGAGGGCAACTTGCTTGGCCATATTTCCATTATGGTGAATGAAATCGGTAAAGCTGCTGATGAATTAAATATTCAGGGGGAAGAAGTTCTTATTCTTCAGCATATCGTTTTAAGCCATCATGGAAAAGCGGAATGGGGAAGTCCGAAACCGCCATTGGTTAAAGAGGCAGAGGTTCTGCATTATATTGATAATTTGGATGCGAAAATGAATATGATGGATCGTGCGCTTGATCGGGTAAAACCGGGAGAATTTACAGAGCGAATCTTCCCTCTCGATAATCGCAGCCTTTATAAACCGAATATCAAATAG
- a CDS encoding sporulation YhaL family protein, producing MSIFIGVIIAGIFFSAFMTIKSIREEQKVDESWIEQEGNVYIERMEEEKRKRAMAQ from the coding sequence TTGTCAATTTTTATTGGAGTAATCATAGCTGGTATCTTCTTTAGTGCCTTTATGACCATAAAATCAATCAGGGAAGAGCAAAAAGTTGATGAATCGTGGATTGAACAGGAGGGGAATGTTTATATAGAAAGAATGGAAGAAGAAAAAAGAAAAAGAGCAATGGCACAATAA
- a CDS encoding peptidylprolyl isomerase — protein MKKWLITLASAALLVSLAACNNESDEAVVETKAGNVTKEELYQQLKDQYGDQAVKELVYKKVLSDKYKVTDKEVNKQVEEAKENLGENFEAALAQSGFKDEEAFKESVKFNLLQEKAALDTIKVTDKELKDYYNNKYKIDLKARHILVADEETAKEVKAKLDKGEKFEDLAKEYSTDTANKDKGGDLGWFGVGQMVTAFEDAAYGLEVNKISDPVQTEHGFHIIQVTEKKENDNPSFEESKDEVTRNVKMTKLDSAKAQEAIQKVIDDADVEVKDKDLKDAF, from the coding sequence ATGAAGAAATGGTTAATTACGTTGGCATCAGCAGCTTTACTTGTCAGTCTTGCAGCCTGCAATAATGAATCTGATGAAGCAGTGGTAGAAACGAAAGCAGGAAATGTTACTAAAGAGGAGCTTTATCAACAACTAAAAGATCAATACGGGGATCAAGCAGTAAAAGAACTCGTATATAAAAAAGTTCTCTCTGATAAATATAAAGTAACAGATAAAGAAGTGAATAAACAGGTTGAAGAAGCCAAAGAAAATCTTGGCGAAAATTTTGAAGCAGCTTTGGCACAGTCTGGCTTTAAAGATGAAGAAGCTTTTAAAGAATCTGTGAAATTCAATCTTTTACAGGAAAAAGCCGCTCTTGATACAATCAAAGTAACAGATAAAGAACTTAAGGATTACTATAATAACAAATATAAAATCGACTTAAAAGCTCGCCATATTCTTGTAGCAGATGAGGAAACAGCGAAAGAAGTAAAGGCTAAGCTTGATAAAGGTGAAAAATTCGAGGATTTGGCAAAAGAATATTCAACAGATACAGCCAATAAAGATAAAGGTGGAGACCTTGGTTGGTTTGGGGTTGGACAAATGGTAACTGCATTTGAAGATGCTGCATACGGCCTTGAAGTCAACAAAATTTCTGATCCTGTACAAACTGAGCATGGATTCCATATCATTCAAGTAACAGAGAAGAAAGAAAATGACAATCCTTCTTTTGAAGAATCCAAAGATGAAGTAACTAGAAACGTTAAAATGACCAAGCTAGATTCCGCAAAAGCTCAAGAAGCTATTCAAAAAGTGATTGATGATGCTGATGTTGAAGTAAAAGATAAAGATTTAAAAGATGCATTCTAA
- a CDS encoding YjcZ family sporulation protein, whose translation MSQGFGGGFAFIVVLFILLVIVGASYVY comes from the coding sequence ATGAGTCAAGGATTTGGTGGAGGATTTGCTTTCATCGTAGTTCTGTTTATTCTACTCGTGATTGTTGGTGCGTCATATGTGTACTAA
- a CDS encoding YjcZ family sporulation protein codes for MSGGYGGGFALLVVLFILLVIIGASWIN; via the coding sequence ATGTCTGGTGGATACGGCGGAGGTTTCGCTTTATTAGTAGTTTTATTTATCTTGTTGGTTATCATTGGAGCATCTTGGATTAACTAA
- a CDS encoding HTH-type transcriptional regulator Hpr, whose amino-acid sequence MTENLNSIKEAMLFTQRVAQLSKALWKAIEKDWQQWIKPYNLNINEHHILWIAYHLKGASISDVAKFGVMHVSTAFNFSKKLEERGLLRFSKKENDKRNTYIELTDEGNELLLEIVSVFDSSKNSVYLGAQPLKDLYGKFPDMMEMMAIVKNIYGDDFMNIFEKSFANLENEFTDENGILEKIENQKEPIQ is encoded by the coding sequence ATGACTGAAAATTTAAATTCCATCAAAGAAGCCATGCTATTTACCCAGCGGGTTGCTCAGCTTAGCAAAGCTCTCTGGAAAGCAATTGAAAAAGACTGGCAGCAGTGGATTAAACCCTATAATTTAAATATCAATGAACATCATATTCTATGGATTGCTTATCATCTTAAGGGAGCATCCATATCTGATGTGGCCAAGTTCGGTGTTATGCATGTATCTACAGCCTTTAACTTTTCAAAAAAGCTGGAAGAACGTGGTCTTCTCAGATTTTCAAAAAAGGAAAATGACAAACGTAACACCTATATTGAGCTTACAGATGAAGGGAACGAACTATTGCTTGAAATCGTAAGCGTATTCGATTCATCCAAGAACTCCGTCTATTTAGGTGCTCAACCCTTAAAAGACTTATACGGAAAATTCCCTGATATGATGGAAATGATGGCGATTGTTAAAAATATCTATGGTGACGACTTTATGAATATATTCGAAAAATCATTTGCAAATCTTGAGAATGAATTCACAGACGAAAATGGAATTCTCGAAAAAATTGAAAATCAAAAAGAGCCCATTCAATAA
- a CDS encoding YtxH domain-containing protein, which translates to MKGKSLLIGFISGFTVAGVSVLLSTPSSGQELRLKLKQSKDETMDLLQDVKRSIVQLKNESVSATAVSKTQIQVFVKGVKEALEEWKQDSQAHTSAIQVQINDVETAIQELETAISPLTTK; encoded by the coding sequence ATGAAAGGAAAATCATTATTAATTGGTTTTATTTCCGGGTTTACAGTAGCTGGAGTCTCAGTATTGTTAAGCACTCCTTCATCCGGACAAGAGCTCAGATTGAAGCTTAAACAATCGAAAGATGAGACTATGGACCTTCTTCAGGATGTAAAAAGAAGTATCGTCCAGTTAAAGAACGAATCCGTATCTGCAACCGCGGTCAGCAAGACACAGATTCAAGTGTTCGTAAAAGGTGTAAAAGAAGCATTGGAAGAATGGAAACAAGACAGCCAGGCACACACAAGTGCTATTCAAGTCCAAATTAATGATGTTGAAACAGCCATCCAGGAGCTTGAAACAGCTATATCTCCGCTCACTACAAAATAA
- a CDS encoding tryptophan transporter — translation MNTKNLVTLSLLVGIGTVLHTVMPGIVFGMKPDLMLIMMFLGIFLFPDLKSTVLLGSVTGVISGLTTTFPGGLIPNLIDKFFTALLIYAIFSIVQKLGKTFAFSLVLTFIGTLVSGMLFLGSAYLIVGLPGPFLALAAGVVLPATVVNTVVMALIHPIASGILKRSNIAVN, via the coding sequence GTGAATACGAAGAATTTGGTGACTTTATCACTGCTAGTTGGAATTGGTACTGTATTGCACACTGTCATGCCGGGAATTGTGTTTGGGATGAAGCCAGACCTTATGCTGATTATGATGTTCCTAGGGATATTTTTATTCCCTGATTTGAAAAGCACGGTACTGTTAGGCAGCGTAACCGGGGTCATATCCGGATTGACCACTACTTTCCCTGGAGGATTAATTCCAAATCTGATTGATAAATTTTTCACTGCTTTACTTATATATGCTATTTTTAGTATCGTTCAAAAGTTAGGCAAAACCTTTGCCTTTTCACTTGTACTGACTTTTATAGGTACACTGGTATCCGGCATGCTATTTCTTGGATCGGCCTATCTGATCGTTGGATTACCTGGACCATTTCTAGCTTTGGCAGCTGGCGTAGTCTTACCTGCAACAGTTGTTAATACTGTCGTAATGGCCCTTATACACCCCATTGCCAGCGGCATTTTAAAACGCTCGAATATAGCAGTTAACTAA
- the serC gene encoding 3-phosphoserine/phosphohydroxythreonine transaminase, with protein MTRAYNFNAGPAALPEEVLLKAKQEWMNFEGSHMSVMELSHRSKEYDKVHSKATHLLKELLDIPDNYEVLFLQGGASLQFSMVPMNLLSPDKCASYILTGSWSEKALKEARKIGHTEIAASTKDINYKRIPEHNNISLKPDAAYLHITSNNTIYGTQWQEFPKTNTVPLIADMSSDILSRRINITDFGLIYAGAQKNLGPSGVTVVIIRDDLIKEHQQLPTMLSYDTYAASKSLYNTPPTLAIYLLALVLEWTKDKGGVDEIEKINSQKAQIIYQTIDESNGFYSGHAEKDSRSTMNITFTLPTKELSDLFIQESKNAGFVGLAGHRSIGGCRASIYNAVPIEHCQKLADFMNNFKNKH; from the coding sequence ATGACACGTGCTTACAATTTTAATGCCGGTCCTGCTGCATTACCGGAAGAAGTATTATTGAAGGCTAAACAGGAGTGGATGAACTTTGAAGGCAGCCATATGTCTGTTATGGAATTGAGCCATCGCAGCAAAGAATATGACAAAGTGCATTCAAAAGCTACCCATTTATTGAAAGAGCTATTAGATATTCCTGATAATTATGAAGTACTATTTTTACAAGGCGGAGCTAGTCTTCAATTTTCTATGGTACCTATGAATCTTCTTTCACCCGATAAATGCGCAAGCTATATTTTGACTGGATCCTGGTCTGAAAAAGCTTTAAAAGAGGCTCGTAAAATTGGACACACAGAAATTGCCGCTTCCACTAAGGATATAAATTATAAGCGTATTCCTGAACATAACAATATTTCTTTGAAACCTGATGCTGCCTATCTGCATATCACCAGTAATAATACCATTTACGGCACTCAGTGGCAGGAATTCCCCAAAACAAATACAGTTCCTCTGATTGCAGATATGTCCAGCGACATTTTAAGCAGGCGAATTAACATAACTGATTTTGGACTGATTTATGCAGGTGCTCAAAAAAACCTAGGTCCATCTGGCGTCACAGTCGTGATTATCCGGGATGACTTAATTAAAGAACATCAGCAATTACCAACCATGCTCTCTTATGATACTTATGCGGCTTCAAAGTCTTTATATAACACACCGCCGACTTTGGCCATCTATTTATTGGCCTTAGTCCTTGAGTGGACAAAAGATAAAGGCGGTGTTGACGAAATAGAAAAAATAAATTCACAAAAAGCCCAGATCATTTATCAGACAATAGACGAGAGTAACGGATTTTACAGTGGCCATGCCGAGAAAGATAGCCGCTCAACCATGAACATCACCTTTACTCTTCCTACTAAAGAATTATCCGACCTATTCATTCAAGAGTCCAAGAATGCTGGCTTCGTCGGTTTGGCGGGCCACCGTTCCATTGGAGGATGCAGGGCATCTATCTATAATGCAGTTCCGATTGAGCACTGCCAAAAGCTGGCCGACTTCATGAATAATTTTAAAAATAAGCATTAA